From a region of the Marmota flaviventris isolate mMarFla1 chromosome 13, mMarFla1.hap1, whole genome shotgun sequence genome:
- the LOC114089253 gene encoding olfactory receptor 13C7-like: MDRSNETSPMMGFILLGLSAHPKLEKTFFVLILLMYLVILLGNGILILVTLLDSHLHTPMYFFLRNLSFLDICYTTSSVPLILDSFLTPRKTIFFSACAVQMFLSFAMGATECVLLSMMAFDRYVAICNPLRYPVVMSKAVYVPMAAGSWAAGSITATVQTSLAMRLPFCGDNVINHFTCEILAVLKLACADISINVISMVVANVIFLGVPVLFISFSYVFILATILRIPSAEGRKKAFSTCSAHLTVVIIFYGTILFMYGKPKSKDPLGADKQDLADKLISLFYGVVTPMLNPIIYSLRNKDVKAAVRNMVSQKHFTQ, translated from the coding sequence ATGGACAGATCCAATGAGACCTCCCCCATGATGGGCTTCATTCTCCTGGGCCTGTCAGCCCACCCCAAACTGGAGAAAACATTCTTTGTGCTCATCCTGCTGATGTACCTGGTGATTCTGCTGGGCAATGGCATCCTCATCCTGGTGACCCTCCTTGACTCTcacctgcacacacccatgtacttcttcctgagAAACCTCTCCTTCCTGGACATTTGCTACACGACCTCCTCTGTCCCCCTCATTCTTGACAGCTTCCTCACCCCCAGGAAGACCATCTTCTTCTCAGCATGCGCTGTGCAGATGTTTCTCTCCTTTGCCATGGGAGCCACAGAGTGTGTACTCCTGAGCATGATGGCCTTtgatcgctatgtggccatctgcaacccCCTTAGGTACCCTGTGGTCATGAGCAAGGCTGTCTATGTACCCATGGCTGCAGGCTCCTGGGCAGCTGGTAGCATTACTGCCACAGTGCAGACATCCTTAGCAATGCGACTGCCTTTTTGTGGAGATAATGTCATCAACCACTTCACCTGTGAGATCCTGGCTGTCCTGAAGTTGGCCTGTGCTGACATCTCCATCAATGTGATCAGCATGGTGGTAGCCAACGTGATCTTCTTGGGAGTCCCAGTCCTATTCATCTCTTTCTCCTATGTCTTCATCCTTGCCACCATCCTGAGGATTCCCTCTGCAGAGGGGAGGAaaaaggccttctccacctgctctgCCCACCTCACAGTGGTGATTATCTTCTATGGGACCATCCTCTTCATGTATGGGAAGCCCAAGTCTAAGGACCCCCTGGGGGCCGACAAGCAGGACCTGGCAGACAAGCTCATCTCATTGTTTTATGGGGTGGtgacccccatgctgaaccccattatttacagcctgaggaacaaggatgtGAAGGCTGCTGTGAGGAACATGGTAAGTCAGAAACACTTCACTCAGTGA
- the LOC114084228 gene encoding olfactory receptor 13C7, giving the protein METTNQTGSVSEFVLLGLSAHPKLEKTFFVLILLMYLVILLGNGVLILVTLLDAHLHTPMYFFLGNLSFLDICYTTSSVPLILDSFLTPRKTISFSACAVQMFLSFAMGATECVLLSMMAFDRYVAICNPLRYPVVMSKAVYVPMAAGSWAAGSAASMVQTSLAMRLPFCGDNVINHFTCEILAVLKLACADISINVISMGVTNVIFLGIPVLFISFSYVFILATILRIPSAEGRKKAFSTCSAHLTVVIVFYGTILFMYGKPKSKDPLGADKQDLADKLISLFYGVVTPMLNPIIYSLRNKDVKAAVRNLVVFQKHVNQ; this is encoded by the coding sequence ATGGAAACCACCAACCAGACAGGGTCTGTGTCAGAGTTTGTTCTCCTGGGACTATCAGCCCACCCAAAGCTGGAGAAAACATTCTTTGTGCTCATCCTGCTGATGTACCTGGTGATTCTGTTGGGCAATGGTGTCCTCATCTTGGTGACCCTCCTTGACGCCcacctgcacacacccatgtacttcttcctagGGAACCTCTCCTTCCTGGACATTTGCTACACGACCTCCTCCGTCCCCCTCATTCTTGACAGCTTCCTCACCCCCAGGAAGACCATCTCCTTCTCAGCATGTGCTGTGCAGATGTTTCTCTCCTTTGCCATGGGGGCCACAGAGTGTGTACTCCTGAGCATGATGGCCTTtgatcgctatgtggccatctgcaacccCCTTAGGTACCCTGTGGTCATGAGCAAGGCTGTCTATGTGCCCATGGCTGCAGGCTCCTGGGCAGCAGGGAGTGCTGCCTCTATGGTTCAAACATCCCTTGCAATGAGATTGCCTTTCTGTGGGGACAATGTCATCAATCACTTCACCTGTGAGATCCTGGCTGTCCTGAAGTTGGCCTGTGCTGACATCTCCATCAACGTGATCAGCATGGGGGTGACTAATGTGATCTTTCTGGGGATCCCAGTCCTGTTCATCTCTTTCTCCTATGTCTTCATCCTTGCCACCATCCTGAGGATCCCCTCTGCTGAGGGGAGGAaaaaggccttctccacctgctctgCCCACCTCACAGTGGTGATTGTCTTCTATGGGACCATCCTCTTCATGTATGGGAAGCCCAAGTCTAAGGATCCTCTGGGGGCCGACAAGCAGGACCTGGCAGACAAGCTCATCTCATTGTTTTATGGGGTGGtgacccccatgctgaaccccatcatctacagcctgaggaacaaggatgtGAAGGCTGCTGTGAGGAACCTGGTGGTGTTTCAGAAGCACGTTAATCAGTGA